ATTACCCTGGCAGCCTATAATGCTCTGAACAAAAACCAGACATCCACAACAGACACGGATCAACCAGAACAGAGTTACCCGCTCGGCGTGCAAAAGGCGGCCATGGCCATCGAAGTTTTTCACAAAGCCTCTCTCATTCACGATGATATCGAAGACGACGACCAATACCGCTACGGCCAGGAAACATTACATCGGCAACATGGCACCGGCATGGCCATTAACATTGGTGACTACTTAATTGGCATCGGCTATCGTCTGTTAAATGAAGCCCGTGCCGACATCGGTGCCGAAGCCGCCTCCGACTTAGTCGAAAAGATGGCAGCCGCTCACATCAAACTATGTGAAGGTCAAGGCGCAGAAATGTCCTGGCAGGACAGCCAGTCCTTTGAACTGGCGCCGCTCGACGCCTTACAGATCTACGCCCTCAAGACGTCCCCCGCCTTCGAGGCCGCCCTGTATGCGGGAATTCGGATGACCGGTTCCGTGGGAGAGTATGAAGAATTAATCTCTTCGTTCTCAAGACATATCGGCGTTGGCTTTCAGATTCTGAATGATCTCAAAGACTGGCAGGGCGATGACAATAACAAACTCATCACCGGCCAGGACGCACTGGCAATGCGACCCACACTACTACTGGCGCTGGCTCTGCAAACCGCAGACGACCATCAAAAAACCGACCTCAAAGACATTCTGCTCGGCAATCCCTCCGATGGCCTGCGCATCGGTCGCTTACGCAAAATATACCAGGACTGCGACGTCTTCACAAAAGCGGAAGCACTTGTCGACAAATCCCGGGCACGCGCCGAAGAACTGGCAGAAAGCGTTGACAACGAAGATTTCAAACAATTATTGAAATTCTTCTGCGAAACCGTCCTGGCCGAAGAAACTCCAGAAGCAAAACCAGAGCCCAACGTGCTCATGCCCCTCGCCAAGTAAGCTGGAAAACAGCTTAAATAACGGGTAAGCCCGAATACAATTCGGACCAATCAAAGCGAGCTGGAATCTGACAGAGGCACAGAACTATGAATGTAAAATCCTTGTTCTGTTCTCACGCCGTTTATCTCCCCGACAACATTGCGGCGGGAGTGTTGCACCGGTTATAAAAGAAGACGGAA
The Gimesia aquarii DNA segment above includes these coding regions:
- a CDS encoding polyprenyl synthetase family protein, giving the protein MSIAPLDQENSEDNIVPGSAKPTQDASEEKKPVKRKRKRQSTSHLKAVPETLALREEMKAEAEKYVEHLDCSNPFTKATLEAWSRELLDQMGQPEKFLGFMMVLIGNFFWKRQFLAIPFERRLLLLPHCLKHAEGCPAEYDEFGLDCEKCGACSIADYKVKAEKLGYKVLVAEGSPVVLKIIVGGYVDGILGVACLNVLEKSIDKVLIAGVPSYAIPLHSGDCKNTKMDEPWIWEVLEEYRPLEEPLTRSYLPTMRASNALFEENFDEILPPRRTKTEQAAQTPLGKTEAIAYDWLKHGGKRFRPFITLAAYNALNKNQTSTTDTDQPEQSYPLGVQKAAMAIEVFHKASLIHDDIEDDDQYRYGQETLHRQHGTGMAINIGDYLIGIGYRLLNEARADIGAEAASDLVEKMAAAHIKLCEGQGAEMSWQDSQSFELAPLDALQIYALKTSPAFEAALYAGIRMTGSVGEYEELISSFSRHIGVGFQILNDLKDWQGDDNNKLITGQDALAMRPTLLLALALQTADDHQKTDLKDILLGNPSDGLRIGRLRKIYQDCDVFTKAEALVDKSRARAEELAESVDNEDFKQLLKFFCETVLAEETPEAKPEPNVLMPLAK